A region of Culicoides brevitarsis isolate CSIRO-B50_1 chromosome 1, AGI_CSIRO_Cbre_v1, whole genome shotgun sequence DNA encodes the following proteins:
- the LOC134837747 gene encoding uncharacterized protein LOC134837747, producing MKFSSNISLLFLILGALVLVCVSANPVERVKRAYDYTPPEGGAGDLFGDNEIPDGGDDDGFSASVSSDDGNNYASASISSGPGQASASSLSANTFEFEKPEYTPKCCAHCTCT from the exons atgaaattctcaAGCAATATCTCACTT ttgttcCTCATTTTGGGAGCCCTTGTCCTCGTTTGTGTAAGCGCCAACCCAGTTGAGCGTGTCAAGCGCGCCTACGATTACACACCACCAGAGGGCGGTGCCGGAGATCTTTTCGGAGATAACGAGATCCCAGATGGCGGTGATGACGATGGCTTCTCAGCCTCCGTCTCAAGCGACGATGGCAACAACTATGCTTCGGCCTCAATCAGCTCGGGACCCGGACAAGCAAGTGCCTCAAGCTTGAGCGCCAACACCTTCGAATTCGAAAAACCTGAATACACACCAAAATGCTGTGCTCACTGCACTTGCACCTAA